The genomic interval CAAGCATGCCGAGTATCAAAAGTACCCAATCTACTACGCCAGCAACCTCGCCAGGAAGTGTATGCTGGTGTACCAAACATATGTTGGTGCGATGaacgacaacatcaaacGTCTGTTCCGGGAGCGCATGGCTGAGGCTGAGGCgtctggtgatggtgccggtAAGGGTGGGCCGTGGGACTTCAAGTTCATCCGCTCGCTCAAGAGCATTGATAGGTTTGAGGATGTGGGCGGGTGCGTGATGCTTGCCAGTCCCGGTATGCTGCAGAACGGTGTCAGCAGGGAGCTTCTTGAGCGGTGGGCTCCCAGCGAGAAGAACGGTGTTATCATCACCGGTTATAGCGTGGAGGGCACGATGGCCAAGCAGATCATGCAGGAGCCCGAACACATTCAAGCCGTTATGTCGCGGAATACcggtggaggaaggcgaggccCTGGAAGAGACGCCGAGAAGGTTTTGATTCCGAGGCGTTGCACCGTCCAGGAGTACTCTTTTGCCGCCCATGTCGACGGCACCGAGAACAGAGAGTTTattgaggaggttgcggCACCTGTAGTGGTCAGTTCCTTTTACATTTTTCCATTTGACGGGTTTTCCTAACATGACAATCAGATTCTTGTCCACGGCGAGGTTCACAATATGATGCGTCTGAAATCCAAACTGCTCTCTCTAAACGCGAACAAGACAAGCAAGGTCAAGGTTTACAGCCCCAAGAACTGCGAGGAGCTCCGCATTCCATTCAAGACCGACAAGACTGCCAAGGTTGTCGGCAAGCTTGCGTCGATCCTACAGCCTCTGAGCTCCCCCGAGGAGCCCCAGCTCATCACCGGTGTTCTCGTCCAGAACGACTTCAAGATGTCATTGATGGCGCCTGAAGATCTCCGCGAATTCGCTGGTCTtaccaccacaaccatctcTTGCAAGCAGCGCATGAGGCTCAGTGCCGCGGGCGTCGACCTGATCAAGTGGGGCCTGGAAGGAACATTTGGTACCATTGAAGAGCTCCCAATCTCCAAGAAGCTGTCTTCAAATGGAGAAGATCACGACATGAATGGCTCTGGACAGGAGGTggccgacgaggagcttTCCGTCGACGAAGTACTCGCTGCCTATCTCGTCATGGGCGTAATCACGGTCCGCCACCGGTCCAACGGCGAGGTCGAAATTGAGTGGGAAGGAAACATGCTCAACGATGGTATCGCAGATGCGGTAATGGCCGTCTTGCTAGCCATCGaatcctccccagcagcagtaaAACGTAAGTGTTTAGTTCGCGCCCCTTTTCTTGTTTATCCATACTAACGTGAAAACTAGGCTCTGCCTCCAAAAACCCACATTCCCACTCTCACTCGTTCAATCTCCCCGTTCGGAACCTGCACTCTAACCTCTCCGCTACTGAACGCCTCGAGCGCCTCATGTTCTTCCTCGAGGCCCAGTTCGGGGCAGACAACgtctcccccatcaccgagCCCAAACTGTCCCCtgttccccctccccagccaaaGATCAAATCTTCCGAGggtgacgacgaagaagcagaCGCCAGCATGGACGTctccgaggacgaggagcatGGAGCTACGCAGCTGGCCCAGAGAAGAGAGGCCGAGCTGGCGAGGCTGCACAAACTGGGCATTCCCGTGCCAGGGGTCAATATCAGGGTGGACAAGATGGAGGCCAAGGTTTGGCTGGAGGGTCTGGAAATTGAGTGTGGCAACAAGGTGTTTGGAGATCGGGTGAGGGccgtggtggagagggccgTTGAGGTTACTGCGCCTCTGTGGGGGTAAACGTCTCCACACAAAATATGACGGGTTGGTGCAACAGAAGGCGTTATTTAGGATTATCTGTTTTCTCAATGGCTAAACCGATGACTGCCTGGaatgggggtgaggttgtgtaCTAATTGGAGAGTGTTTATTGGCGTTGTTGGCAGACCTCTGCGCTACAAAATATGATGATAACCATCCTTACTTAGAAGAGAATATGCTACAGGTGTGAGATATGCAACCCAACCTGGAAGATGtcaccacacaacccctGAAGCGGCCCAgaaaaatatgaagaaaagCTTATTTCCACGTCCTGTGGCTCCCCAATTCCTACATATTACCAGGGGTTGGGTCAACAAGCCTCTGGAACACGTATCTACgtatctacctaccttgtcGGCTGCTTGATGGTGCATGGATGAGTGCGAGTCTGAGTGTATGGCCAGCAGGCATTTTTCCCGTCCTGGGAATGGAAAAGGGTGGGGTGTGTAAGCGGGTGGTCTTGATCCTGCAGCCTCAAAACATAAAAACGTGGGGGTTGTCTTCTGACCTCGTGAATCGGGAAACAGATTACAGCTTGAATCCAGTAATATCTCTCGCCCTCTGACCTCTCTTATCTTTACAGATGAACGGGGCAAGCCATTGTGGTACGTATGTATATCATGCAGTAATGCCACTGGCTTTTCTCTCACTCCTGGAAGAGAGCACTTGCACTGTTTCACTCGGCAGCAAACCCATGAGATTGATCGGGATTCTTATTCATACTTCTTTCTCATACTTCATACACAGTCGGGTTAGTTAATAACAATTAAAAGGACATATATACTCTTTGAAGTTGTTCTCTCCTCCGACTCTTCTTTGTATTGGTCGTACCAATGCGCCcttttttgactttttttgttgtccTCTCAATCGTACGCCGTGATACAGTCCCGCCGTCATTTTCCCCATTAACTCCCCATGCGATGCAAAAAGCAACAAACCAGTACCCCCAAAACAAACGAG from Podospora pseudoanserina strain CBS 124.78 chromosome 6, whole genome shotgun sequence carries:
- the YSH1 gene encoding endoribonuclease ysh1 (BUSCO:EOG09260RRC; COG:A; EggNog:ENOG503NWQM), encoding MASKRKAAAMASATVIEEPVDPSDELMFLCLGGGNEVGRSCHIIQYKGKTVMLDAGQHPAYDGLAALPFFDDFDLSTVDVLLISHFHIDHAASLPYVLAKTNFRGRVFMTHPTKAIYKWLIQDSVRVGNTSSNPTTQLVYTEQDHLNTFPQIEAIDYHTTHTISGIRVTPYPAGHVLGAAMFLIEIAGLNIFFTGDYSREQDRHLVSAQVPKGVKIDVLITESTYGIASHVPRLEREQALMKSITGILNRGGRVLMPVFALGRAQELLLILDEYWGKHAEYQKYPIYYASNLARKCMLVYQTYVGAMNDNIKRLFRERMAEAEASGDGAGKGGPWDFKFIRSLKSIDRFEDVGGCVMLASPGMLQNGVSRELLERWAPSEKNGVIITGYSVEGTMAKQIMQEPEHIQAVMSRNTGGGRRGPGRDAEKVLIPRRCTVQEYSFAAHVDGTENREFIEEVAAPVVILVHGEVHNMMRLKSKLLSLNANKTSKVKVYSPKNCEELRIPFKTDKTAKVVGKLASILQPLSSPEEPQLITGVLVQNDFKMSLMAPEDLREFAGLTTTTISCKQRMRLSAAGVDLIKWGLEGTFGTIEELPISKKLSSNGEDHDMNGSGQEVADEELSVDEVLAAYLVMGVITVRHRSNGEVEIEWEGNMLNDGIADAVMAVLLAIESSPAAVKRSASKNPHSHSHSFNLPVRNLHSNLSATERLERLMFFLEAQFGADNVSPITEPKLSPVPPPQPKIKSSEGDDEEADASMDVSEDEEHGATQLAQRREAELARLHKLGIPVPGVNIRVDKMEAKVWLEGLEIECGNKVFGDRVRAVVERAVEVTAPLWG